One part of the Bradyrhizobium sp. CB1650 genome encodes these proteins:
- a CDS encoding asparaginase encodes MTKHAVRPASRRYSRRLVLSVPLVALAVWSWGAGVAAQAAEPGKEATAASLPRVLVLATGGTIAGQADPRATGAYKSGQITGEQLVQSVPGLDKLAKLNAEQISSIGSQDMNDKVWFALARRIQDAFDKNEADGIVITHGTDTLEETAFFLDNVLRGDKPVVIVGSMRPATAVSADGPGNLYEAVQVAADPRARGRGVMAVLNDKIQSARSVTKTNTTSIETFNSPNDGPIGYVDAAGGIRFMAQAPGFKRTTYQLPAGEQLPRVEIVYSHANMDAVPVEDAIAHGAKGIVLAGVGDGNTSKQALDALEQAAKKGVIVVRSTRVRSGFVTRNVEVDDDKNGFVVSEDLNPQKARVLAQLLIASGVTAPAELQRAFTATW; translated from the coding sequence ATGACCAAGCATGCCGTGAGACCAGCAAGCCGCCGCTACAGTCGGAGATTGGTGCTCTCCGTCCCACTGGTGGCCCTCGCGGTCTGGTCGTGGGGAGCCGGTGTGGCGGCGCAAGCCGCAGAGCCGGGCAAGGAGGCGACGGCTGCCAGCCTGCCGCGCGTTCTCGTGCTTGCGACGGGAGGGACCATCGCGGGTCAGGCCGACCCGCGTGCGACGGGTGCGTACAAGTCCGGCCAGATCACGGGCGAGCAACTGGTCCAGTCGGTTCCGGGCCTGGACAAGCTGGCAAAGCTGAACGCCGAACAGATTTCGTCGATCGGATCCCAGGACATGAACGACAAGGTCTGGTTTGCGCTGGCCCGTCGTATTCAGGATGCCTTCGATAAGAACGAAGCCGATGGAATAGTCATCACCCATGGCACGGACACGCTCGAAGAGACGGCTTTTTTCTTGGACAACGTCCTCCGCGGCGACAAGCCGGTGGTCATCGTTGGGTCGATGCGTCCCGCCACGGCGGTTAGCGCAGATGGTCCTGGCAATCTTTATGAAGCAGTCCAGGTGGCGGCCGATCCCCGCGCTCGCGGGCGCGGCGTCATGGCCGTGCTGAACGACAAGATTCAGAGCGCTCGCTCGGTGACCAAGACCAACACCACGAGCATCGAGACGTTCAACTCGCCCAATGACGGGCCGATCGGCTATGTCGACGCGGCCGGCGGCATTCGTTTCATGGCGCAGGCTCCCGGTTTTAAGCGCACGACCTATCAGCTCCCGGCCGGCGAGCAATTGCCCCGTGTTGAGATCGTATATTCGCACGCCAACATGGATGCCGTTCCGGTCGAGGACGCCATCGCTCACGGCGCAAAGGGCATCGTGCTGGCCGGTGTGGGCGACGGGAACACGTCGAAGCAGGCCCTCGATGCGCTTGAGCAGGCGGCAAAGAAGGGCGTCATCGTTGTCCGTTCCACGCGGGTCCGATCCGGCTTCGTCACCCGGAACGTCGAGGTTGACGACGACAAGAACGGGTTCGTCGTTTCCGAGG